Proteins encoded by one window of Candidatus Scalindua japonica:
- a CDS encoding putative quinol monooxygenase: MFGIMFRVKSKPDKYQELVEFLKRDGKYCSDKESGSLRFEFYPDPNDKYVLYVYEAYRDENAFKEHQKNDPYQHWDKVIRPGLEEFCVIFKCDAVWSQSE; encoded by the coding sequence ATGTTTGGGATTATGTTTAGAGTAAAATCCAAACCAGATAAATATCAGGAACTTGTTGAATTCCTGAAGCGGGATGGTAAATACTGCAGTGACAAAGAATCAGGGTCACTTAGATTTGAGTTTTATCCAGATCCGAATGACAAATATGTACTTTACGTTTATGAAGCGTATCGAGATGAAAATGCTTTTAAAGAACATCAAAAGAATGATCCTTATCAGCATTGGGATAAGGTCATTAGGCCTGGGTTAGAAGAGTTCTGCGTGATCTTCAAATGCGATGCAGTATGGTCGCAATCAGAATAA
- a CDS encoding putative quinol monooxygenase, whose amino-acid sequence MVKRTSKEPGCLYYGFSFDEHNKHNAHCREWYSNAEGLLAHINNVKDLLKKIKEIA is encoded by the coding sequence TTGGTTAAACGAACGAGCAAAGAACCAGGCTGTCTTTATTATGGGTTCAGTTTTGATGAACATAATAAGCACAATGCGCATTGTCGTGAATGGTACTCTAATGCTGAGGGGTTATTGGCTCATATAAATAATGTAAAGGATTTACTTAAAAAGATCAAAGAGATTGCTTGA
- a CDS encoding ester cyclase produces the protein MDNVIEYEKKWIAGLNRSDISVADEVFDKYCDFYLDGSQKPINLEKFKNMVKKDLDDFHGMKFAIKDQIISGDKNVFRWIAEGTCKENLIQREGIIIDEVLNGKVVVRWEHSSKKEMMKQPNPFATG, from the coding sequence ATGGACAACGTGATTGAATATGAGAAAAAATGGATTGCCGGATTAAATCGAAGCGATATTTCGGTTGCCGATGAAGTATTTGATAAGTATTGTGATTTTTATCTCGACGGTAGTCAAAAACCAATTAATTTGGAAAAATTTAAAAATATGGTAAAAAAAGATCTGGACGATTTCCATGGGATGAAATTCGCCATCAAGGATCAAATTATTTCTGGCGACAAGAACGTTTTTCGATGGATAGCAGAGGGCACGTGTAAAGAAAATCTTATTCAACGTGAAGGTATTATCATAGACGAAGTACTCAATGGCAAAGTAGTCGTGCGATGGGAACATTCTAGTAAGAAGGAGATGATGAAACAGCCTAATCCTTTTGCAACCGGGTAA